Proteins co-encoded in one Lynx canadensis isolate LIC74 chromosome C1, mLynCan4.pri.v2, whole genome shotgun sequence genomic window:
- the GPR157 gene encoding G-protein coupled receptor 157: MPPPAPPTELVPSERAVVLLSCALSALGSGLLVATHALWPDLRSRARRLLLFLSLADLLSAASYFYGVLQDFAGPSWDCVLQGALSTFANTSSFFWTVAIALYLYLSIVRAAREPRTGRLLWAFHVVSWGVPLAITVAAVALKKIGYDASDVSVGWCWIDLDAEDRVLWMLLTGKLWEMLAYVTLPVLYLLIRKHINRAHEALSEYRPILSEEHRLRRHTSAADKKLVLIPLIFICLRVWSTVRFVLTLCGSPAVQSPVLVVLHGIGNTFQGGANCIMFVLCTHAVRTRLFSVCCRCCPSQPSAQSPAGPPKPPAPSKTGEAQGSRHTPDELPVT, from the exons AtgccgccgcccgcgccgcccacCGAGCTGGTGCCGTCGGAGCGCGCCGTGGTGCTGCTGTCGTGCGCGCTCTCCGCGCTCGGCTCGGGCCTGCTGGTGGCCACGCACGCCCTGTGGCCCGACCTGCGCAGCCGGGCACGGCGCCTGCTGCTCTTCCTGTCGCTGGCCGACCTGCTCTCGGCCGCCTCCTACTTCTACGGGGTGCTGCAGGACTTCGCGGGCCCCTCGTGGGACTGCGTGCTGCAGGGCGCGCTCTCCACCTTCGCCAACACCAGCTCCTTCTTCTGGACCGTGGCCATCGCCCTCTACCTGTACCTGAGCATCGTCCGCGCGGCGCGCGAGCCTCGGACCGGCCGCCTGCTCTGGGCCTTCCACGTGGTCAG CTGGGGGGTCCCGCTGGCCATCACCGTGGCAGCTGTCGCTCTGAAGAAGATCGGCTATGATGCCTCGGACGTGTCGGTCGGCTGGTGCTGGATCGACCTGGACGCGGAGGACCGCGTCCTGTGGATGTTGCTGACCGGGAAGCTGTGGGAGATGCTGGCCTACGTCACGCTGCCCGTGCTTTACCTCCTCATCAGGAAGCACATAAACAGGGCG CACGAGGCGCTCTCGGAGTACCGGCCCATCCTCTCCGAGGAGCACAGGCTTCGGCGCCACACCTCGGCGGCCGACAAGAAGCTGGTCCTCATTCCGCTCATCTTCATTTGCCTCCGGGTCTGGAGCACCGTGCGATTCGTCCTGACCCTCTGTGGCTCCCCGGCGGTGCAGTCGCCAGTGCTGGTCGTCCTGCAC GGGATCGGGAACACATTTCAGGGCGGTGCCAACTGCATCATGTTCGTCCTCTGCACCCACGCCGTCCGAACCCGGCTCTTCTCTGTGTGCTGCCGCTGCTGCCCTTCCCAGCCTTCCGCCCAGAGCCCGGCTGGCCCTCCCAAGCCTCCTGCGCCCTCCAAGACCGGCGAAGCTCAGGGATCTAGACACACCCCAGATGAACTTCCAGTCACCTGA